The sequence TTTCTCTTCGGTTTCAAGAACATCATCTGTCTTTGCCAGGCTTTGAGCTCTTCTGAAAGCTTTGGTTGCTGTGCTTGCTGACTCAAGATAATCCCTCAAGTCTTCAGCTGTGTAttgtttgtcttctttttttttacactcaAGTTTATGTTTTAATTCACTTTTTGAGACTTGTCCAACTGTATCTACAGTGTAGGAATTTTCTTTGATGGCTTTCGCACTGTTTGCCCATTTTTTAGCTTCAGCAAAGTTCTTCTCATTAAGGTACAAATGTCTTGCTAGAGCTTGAGGAATTGTGAAGTCTTTATCAAACCTCTGCAAAGCTGCAGTAAAGATTTCTTGAATCTTTTTCAGACCATCCTGTCTTGAGTTGATGTCCTCTATCAGTGGAGAAAACAGTGTATCTTTCTCATTGTCTTCTGTCTTGCGGTGACGAGTGATCAACATGCTTTTTATCGATTGAACAAAAACATCTTTTACTGCAAAAGTTCTGAAAAGCACATCACAATGCAACATGTCAAGCACAGTGTCAGCTCTGGAGCAGTTATATGTCTCTTCTAGTTTTTTCACACATTCTGTTGCAAGATATTGATGAACAAAGCGAATTGCTTTGAATCCTCCATATTCCTCTGCCCCAAATTCAATCAGCAAACAGGAGTAGGGCTCCATTTTCTCCAGCACTGATTCTCTTCCCCACAATGCAGTTTTAATGCCCAGAAAAGGGCATTATCTTCACATAAAGATCTTGAAATGGCTGGTTCAGGCACATATGAATTTAGCAAAGCCAGCATGCAGAAGAGGTGTGCTTGTTTGGTTTCAACTCCAAAATCTTTTAGTATGTTAGTTGCAACATTTTCAACATATATGGGGTCGAAATTTGTTTTCATGATCATGAAACTGTAGAAATTCTCAGTTGTGAAGGACTTTATTTCTTGAAGTTCTTCAAGCTTCATTTCGAAAGCTTGTTTTTCCTTGTCAGACAGTTCTGCAGTAATGAACTCGGTCTCAATAACACTGTTGTTGTATCTTAATTTCGGAGTTTTTGTACGTATGCAGTTTAAGATGATGACAAATGCACCTGTTTCTCCTATGATTTTCCTCAAGGAGTTCTGTAGTtcttgtgtgttttctgtttcttCTGAATCTTCCACTAATATGAGGACTGGGGTTTTTAacgaattttcattttttccacatttaatcAAATGAGCAACCTGTTTGGCCACTTCTTCCTTTGGAACAGTGTTGTCTTTTAACACAGCGCATCTGAATTCTTTTCTCAGATTCCACATCACATGCATGGCCATGGTAGTGCCGCCACAGCCAGGGTGATGAAACAGATTCACCATGACACAAGTACTTGTGGGATCTTTGATTTGAGATCTGATACTTTTCTCTAGTTTTGAGTGTTTGTCTCGTTTTATGAATGGTTTTGCTGCAGGTTGCTCTGAGAAGTAAAAGTTCCACCATTTGACTTTGCCTCCCCTGTAGAACTCAGACTCTGTATTAATTTTGAACTCTTCAAATTCTGCAGAGCTCTCGTCATATTCATTTTCACATTCATTTTCACAGAGGATATCAAGGGATGTCATGAGGTCTTCATCTTTTTTTTGCAGAATCACTGAACTGCCTTCAGCAGATGGAAGAAGTCTCTGAGCATTTTGCTTGTTCTGTCCCAGTTTCAGTATCGTCCCATTGATTTCGCTGAGCTCCAGATCATATATACTCTGCTGACTGATGTCGTGTTCACATCTGGACTGAATGTAATCTCTCCATTTATTAAAGGAATCTACTGAAGTGCAAATGGTTGCAATGTTTTCTGTACCACCAAGGTTTTTATAAAATGACATAAAAGTGTCAAACATTGGGTCATTCATGGCCTCGACAGTGGAGAGGAGGAGAAATATGACTAAGAATCGTCCTCTAGGAAGAGTGTCAGGGTTGCAGAGGAACGAGATCATGTCTTGTACCTCTCCTGCTTTCTGTTTTAGCCATTCACTTGGTTTGAGTGGTTTGTCAGATTCTGTATTGAGGTCTTTTCTCCCGTTACAGAATACCCAACTTGTTTGTTTGTACAAGTTGAGATTTTTCACTATTGTTCCTGGATCCCCATGGAACTGACTTGGTGTGTGAAGGTTTGCAACTCGGACATCTCTGTAGTTGTGGCAGGATCCATTTACTACCGAATCTGGATCAAAGTCCAGCACACAGAACAATTTTAAGGTTGTCATGAACTGAAGATGCTGGAGCTGTTCAGGGTGACTTTTGTTTGTTACAATGATGAAATAATCGTAATGATCCAGTCTGTTTCCTCCACATGTCAGCAGATTCTTCAGCTTTTCCCCTTGATTTGATGTTCTTTTGCTTTCGGGTCTCTTTTCAGCCTCTTTCCTCCTGTTGTCCAGAACATTGACGTTTGTATTTACTCGAGCTAATTCAGATTGCAGATCTCTCGGATTACCAATTTTACAGATATCACGAGTTGATGCTCCCTCTCTGATGAAAAGTGATTTTCCTTTGCTCTTTTTCCATTGATTCTCTTCATCAAGAGTCTGGATATAAAATAGTTTTCCATCAACTATGCTGTGGGATGGAACAACATCCACCTCTATGATATATTTTCCAGAGAGAGTACCATCAGGACAGAGAACTTCTACAAAGCGAGGTTGTCTGATGCACGCCTTTGCTTCTTCTGGATGATCTTCAAAGAATGATTTAATGTCTTGATTAAAGTGATCAATGATGATGTCCTTGTTCTCAACAGTTACCCCAATAATCTCACCATGGGCATATTCAGAACTTTTACAATCTGCAACACCGCAGTGGATGGTTCCGTTTGTACGGCTGTTCATACAGCCAGCAGCAAAGCGAAACACCTCTTTATTGAACTTCTTCTTTATCACAGTTATATCATCTGTTCTGCCCAAGAACTTATACTCATGAACTGGATCAATCAGATTACCTGGTCCAGTCTCTGGTGGTAAAGTGTAGTTTTGAATGTATCGATGAGAAGCAGAGCTCTGGTCAAATGGATAGAGACTACATGAGTGTTGTCCAGGCTTTCTTGTGCTCCTGTCTCTTTCAGTTGTTTTGTCTGCATTGTTGACTAACAGTTTAAAGTCAAGAGACTGTCTTGATTCAGATTCATTTGAGTTTGATTTGACTTCCTTTTGACTGgaactttcaatttttttttcttgagatgGTAACAgttttaattcttcttttttctGGCAATCATCTTTTTGAGCATTTGGGGTCAAATCTGTTAAATCTTTATCAATGTTTAATGTCTGATTCTTAGATCTTCTTTTTTTGCTTGATTTTCTTGTAGATTTCTTACCTGTCTTTGTAGATATCTGCGTTTGACCTGTTGAAGTGTCTTGGATTTCCTCAATTTTGTCCAGTTTTTCCTCATCATGGTGTGTTTGGGAATGTTCAGAAGATGcagaatcagttttttttatatcaatTATGCTATCTGCCTTAATGaccaatgttttcttttttgctgactctttttgtttagtttctttgGAGGCTGAATGGCTGGAAGATTGTTTAGGCTTTTTATCTTGTGAAGGCTCTAATGATTCTTTTGGTTTGGAATCCGCATTATCGGTTCTTAATCTCAAAGAACCATCCCCAATGTTTGCCACTTGACTACTTTTGGAGTgtctatttttttcagatttttctttaTTCGTTGATTTTTTAGCTGTATGTCTTTGTGGTTGAtgtgttaaaatgtttttgatttcCTCAGTTGCTATCTTGTCCTCTTCTTGCATTGTTTGTGAATATTCAGGTGATTCAGAGTCAGGATTGTAATGCTGTTTTAACTCCTTTAATAGATTGATAATCTTAACAGCTGGACCATGCTTAATTCCAAGGTCAAGCAGATCCTCTCGCTTATAGTAAACCAGTTCTTCTCCAGATACGTCTCCATCATATATCTTTTCTGCataatttttatctgttttaaccACTTTAGTTAACCAGTGATGAACGTCATCTTTTGTCCATTCCTCCACTCGTAGTGGAAGGGTTGTTTTTTGACTCATAACTGCcactgaaacaacaacaacaacaaaaaacagcagTTTAGCAGAAAGTGAAGGTAACAGTaaaatagttaatagttaaaATCAACCTTAATTAATTAGTATTAAGTAAGATTTATCTTGAAATAATACTAGTGATGCATGATATTTATCGGACAGATTAGTTTTCGGACAACATGCGTACaatttatgtaatatatatatttatgtctccaataaataaaatctgataaCAATATCCAAAAAAAGTGCTTGCTGGCAACTCAATAAATCAGTCTGATATATCCAATATTCATTACCTTTCCAAGTGCAAGTGATTGCAGTTTTAAAACTGCGTCGCTATGTCTGCTTCGCTTATTATGTTATCACTTGTGAAGTGAAAGTTTTTTCTCTGGGCAGCTGAGGACAATGCCATTGCTATTTGCATAATCTGCAAGCATTCCTAGCTTGCAGATGCTTATAGTTATTAATGCTTCCagctttaaaagagtatcccaacaatgactgaagacaCAAAAGTTAGACGgttcattaaataacattttaaaatattgtttattaacaaaaacagaTTGCACTTGGATTTTTGCAGATTCTGAAGtcctataaaataattataatcctataatataaaatattctgaagaacagTAATTGACAGCATTTATAgcctatgggctctattttgacaatccatgcgcaaagtccaaagtgCAGGGCGCAGAAGCATTAAGAACTTGTCCtaatccacttttactattttaacgactgaaaaatctgctttgcactgcggcacatggtctaatagggttgagcttattctcttaatgagttataggtgtattttgagaataaaccaatcagagtctcatctcccattccctttaagagtcagttgcgttgctatttctaaattcagctctaatttccagcaaacgaataaatgaacaataatgacgaagtgtggtcaaaaaactgagtaaatatgcataataaataataatactactaataagaacataatacaaaagcaaattgtcatgaataaactgaaaaacccCCCTAGATGACGAAGGCATGAAactatggtttttatatttatgtaggctataaaatataaatttttgtaatattttaatcctttaatttttttttttttcatttttaaagatatttgtgtattgctgtacatcctgtgtgttttaagctatgtttaagcgaggcgcacaactaacacgctctgtgctggactttagacctcctctcagctggtctattgaacagtctattttagttcctcaaaatagcaacgcgccagcagtGTGCCTTAACAAACCTCTTTTTTAGaccaaatgcatttgctatttaaacagcgtggtgcaaacgtcaaaatgactcttgcgccgagctgaagctagcaaacaacaattgcgttgcgccttgcgccgggtgtatgatagggccctatacaGTATGTTTGGCTGCATTTCAACCACAAATATAGTACCAAACAAATCAGAACAGTTGATTCAGAAATGGTTTTGTTATTGGGAGAAAACAAGCTCTGAGGCTCGGTGACACCCTCATTAAGGCTTGTCACCACCTACTGGtggttttaattgaattaaatgattTTGACCAGATTTCGGTACGTTTTGACGTAGGGTGTTGTGGGGATTTGTAAATGAAAAATGAGCAACAAGACAAAAGATTCAGTTGTTTCTTCTTGAGTAGAGTGTCATAGTGCATAACTACCAATGCCACGATGAGTTTTGTCAGATGGGCGATATTAGCCAATAGGAACAAATAATCTCTTCCGTTTACACTGCTGTAGTGATATTACTTTGGTTTGTCtcaaatattagcaaaaatatttatattactattgAGAGTTTGGTCACTTCTCACTTAAGGTGAGTGTTAGATAAATAACTCCTTTAATGGGGCACCAGCCACAAAAACTCTCTGTGGCAATAATTAACAATCAAAGATTGTTGAaattaattatacaaatattGAAGGAGTTTATTATCTGACCAAATCTGAAGGAGTAGTGAGATTTGACTTGTGAGTTTGACTTGTAGACCTATTACTGTGTTATAAACACAAGGAAGATACAATTGTAATAAATGAGTATTTAGACAAGGGTAGCTAAATCtactaaatgtacaataaatgaagTGCATAAGAATGAATCATGAAGCTGAGGATGGTTTTAGATGGTACTCTGTTATCTTCTCTAAAGATAAGCTAGAGTTTAATAaggtaaaacttattttaaaataacaaataactgAATAAGTTTGTTATTAATAGATATTAATTACAAACATCTAATTTTGCAGTTGATCACTATACAGCTTTTAAAGTAGCAAAACAAAAGAGAAAGctttgtgttgattttttttttaccgccCATTAGAAAATATGAGAGCTTTTCATTTTGACCTAGGACCTATTTCAGATTTTAAGTCCTCACAGGAATCTATGAGTCCTTTTAGATAACTCTCTAAAATGCGCTAAACAAATCTTTACTGTTTTCTACAGCTCAGAACACTTTCTCACCAACAAGACTTTGAAAGGGTCAATACAAGCTTTTATCTCATCACATCTTTATTACTGCAACTCTTTTTATACTGTTGCATTTTTAACCTAAAATTGCTTGCCTTCAGTGCAGAACGCTGCCACTGgattccttttaaaaaagacaatgAGGGATCGCATCACGTCACACCTAAAGGCACTTCACtgactgtttttaaatctctGCACTCTCAAGCACTTATTCTTTCTTAATTGAATTGCTACATCAGTATACCCCTTCAAAAACCTTGTTTTTATTACACTGAGTAGAAAGTGATTGTGCCTCCTCATTGATTGGGCCTTGCCTTTGTAATGACTTGCCAGTGTCCCCTAGCTTGACTTTTAGTCGCTTTTAAAAACCCACAATGTTTTTATTGGCCTATTTGGAATTTTAATTTTTCCAGTTTCATGccttatttgtgtttgtatttttatttatctaatttatttatatttttactatcTCTCTTTTTGTATTTCTAGTTTTTATGatgttgtaaagcactttggtcagttTTGTGGCTGTTTTATATGTGCTACATAAACAAAGGTATTTGAAACTTGAAGAAAGCTTTTGAGCTGTGGCAACAGTATGCTTGCCTGTGTTACTGGACTACTATGGcagaataaaaagataaatgttgGCGACCGATAGCTGAGGCTTTTCTGCAACCTCTTGAGCGGGTACTGAAACTACCATGTAAACTGATAAATAACTTGTGTTCAAAATGGGGTGTGGGTAATTTTATATGAGTGTATCTTTGAATTGGCTGTTTACTGTTTTGTTTACAGCCGTTGCTTGGAAACCACTCATTGAGCTCCAAAATCACCTTTTTCTTgcacagaatgaataaataaatttaatttcgaaaacaaacagaaacgcaCACTTTAATGCGGAAAACAGCCGTCTGTGGGAAACACTCAGTAGTAAATTACAGAGACATTTGTAATGTATGTGGCTTTTTGATGATAGAATATTAATTGTGGCAGTCATGtgatttattgattgcaaagcaaTGTGAAGTTTGGCATGTTTGTTACCCACGACACATCAAGATTTTATCTAGTCAGAATCACATAATCTGACACAGTGACTGAAGGCAttgtaaccgacaataaaaattgtTAGGTATAATTTCTAATGAGTTCTTTAATAATTTCATACAGTATTTCTGGATTCAAACATTTATGTTTAATTGCAACATGAATTTATAGTTTTTAATTACATGACACTTTTGTGATTTGACATGATGACACGATGTCAATTACATGTTAATACATGTGTTATCTGGTctgtaaacttttgtttttagaaatgttgttaaaaatactgtaaatatacacttTAATTTTGGACATAAGatgaaatacattaaataaagttataaaaaatgtcattacaaagtaaataaaatcaACCTCAATTCAGGGAGTCAGATAGTACCTCATAATAGGCAATCTGATTTTTCTTATTGATCAGAAGGTACACCTACATTTTATGAATGTGCTTTTATATTTTGTACTAGCGTGTGTACTAGTGCTAGCTTAAATGTAAGCATAGAACTTTGTTTATACAACCATTTAGTTGTTATAATAAATTTGCTAAATTAATAGTTATAAAATAGTGCTGACACTAAATAGTGTTGTTAATAAAACATCAGAGAAAGAATTGATAGTACTCACCTAAAGCCTTTCTGTTCTTGGTTGTTAAAGCGCTTTTTCAGCTTGTCAATCTTTAAAGCAGGGAGCTTTATACAGCCGTATCAGTGGCTGCACACAATGTAGTCATTGTCAAAATGCAAACCTGTTTGTACAGGTTTTGGCAGGTTTTAATTTGCATCTTGACCTTTTAATTTGCATCAAATGTGAGATATTCCTTCTGAGATTATATGCTCTGTTATGCTTGTTTTTATCATGCCATTTCTATTATTCTGTAGTTATTAttactaaaaattattattattattaaatcagtgtTTTGTGCATACAGTCAAATCACTGTCTGCACACAATGCAAACCCCAACCTAGGCTCAGTCTAAAGGCAAACTAGTTTAGACACATTTTTTGGAGGtgtataaaacaataaacaaacaggtGTTTTCGTTTTTCACCTTAACATCTGTAGTGTCCCATAGAACTTATTAATCTGATGTGTATTGAAattttggtcattggattttcaaTTTAGAAACGGATATTGAAAAACGAGTcattttttgatttttgttttaaaattgaaattcaatacggcttgtttttctttttcatggtgaaaaacggaaaaacaaaattcaaaaacgatttgatttttattttttatttagaataacaaaaaataaaatcaccaaaaTACAAAAACGAATGACcataaagtcttgttttatttatattctgaAACCAGATAAGCCGACTCATTTACGGTGACGCAATGCTGCCACACACAAgctagcctaatataggctattGTTTTTTCCCACTTAATAAGGTTAGAAAAGGTATTTTCTTGGGATAACAGGATTTTGTTAATACATATTTTCCTCAAGGAATAAAATATGTAAGATTACATATATGTAATAGCAGTaggctatttttttaaatttcaatttatgtattaaaaatcTGATGCTATATTTAACCCACTGTAGCGGGGAGATGATGCACGCACACAACTCATCTGCAGGCTTAATGATAATCAGTTTTTAAAAGACACGTGATGGTTAttgctaatttttattttaaaatactatgaCTTATTGAAATGTGCGTAACGAACAACTGTATTAATTCCTTCCTCACTTGAATGATTCATGGTCAAACTTTGGGAAGTGGAAGTATT is a genomic window of Danio aesculapii chromosome 2, fDanAes4.1, whole genome shotgun sequence containing:
- the LOC130247479 gene encoding LOW QUALITY PROTEIN: sterile alpha motif domain-containing protein 9-like (The sequence of the model RefSeq protein was modified relative to this genomic sequence to represent the inferred CDS: deleted 2 bases in 1 codon), producing the protein MSQKTTLPLRVEEWTKDDVHHWLTKVVKTDKNYAEKIYDGDVSGEELVYYKREDLLDLGIKHGPAVKIINLLKELKQHYNPDSESPEYSQTMQEEDKIATEEIKNILTHQPQRHTAKKSTNKEKSEKNRHSKSSQVANIGDGSLRLRTDNADSKPKESLEPSQDKKPKQSSSHSASKETKQKESAKKKTLVIKADSIIDIKKTDSASSEHSQTHHDEEKLDKIEEIQDTSTGQTQISTKTGKKSTRKSSKKRRSKNQTLNIDKDLTDLTPNAQKDDCQKKEELKLLPSQEKKIESSSQKEVKSNSNESESRQSLDFKLLVNNADKTTERDRSTRKPGQHSCSLYPFDQSSASHRYIQNYTLPPETGPGNLIDPVHEYKFLGRTDDITVIKKKFNKEVFRFAAGCMNSRTNGTIHCGVADCKSSEYAHGEIIGVTVENKDIIIDHFNQDIKSFFEDHPEEAKACIRQPRFVEVLCPDGTLSGKYIIEVDVVPSHSIVDGKLFYIQTLDEENQWKKSKGKSLFIREGASTRDICKIGNPRDLQSELARVNTNVNVLDNRRKEAEKRPESKRTSNQGEKLKNLLTCGGNRLDHYDYFIIVTNKSHPEQLQHLQFMTTLKLFCVLDFDPDSVVNGSCHNYRDVRVANLHTPSQFHGDPGTIVKNLNLYKQTSWVFCNGRKDLNTESDKPLKPSEWLKQKAGEVQDMISFLCNPDTLPRGRFLVIFLLLSTVEAMNDPMFDTFMSFYKNLGGTENIATICTSVDSFNKWRDYIQSRCEHDISQQSIYDLELSEINGTILKLGQNKQNAQRLLPSAEGSSVILQKKDEDLMTSLDILCENECENEYDESSAEFEEFKINTESEFYRGGKVKWWNFYFSEQPAAKPFIKRDKHSKLEKSIRSQIKDPTSTCVMVNLFHHPGCGGTTMAMHVMWNLRKEFRCAVLKDNTVPKEEVAKQVAHLIKCGKNENSLKTPVLILVEDSEETENTQELQNSLRKIIGETGAFVIILNCIRTKTPKLRYNNSVIETEFITAELSDKEKQAFEMKLEELQEIKSFTTENFYSFMIMKTNFDPIYVENVATNILKDFGVETKQAHLFCMLALLNSYVPEPAISRSLCEDNAFLGIKTALWGRESVLEKMEPYSCLLIEFGAEEYGGFKAIRFVHQYLATECVKKLEETYNCSRADTVLDMLHCDVLFRTFAVKDVFVQSIKSMLITRHRKTEDNEKDTLFSPLIEDINSRQDGLKKIQEIFTAALQRFDKDFTIPQALARHLYLNEKNFAEAKKWANSAKAIKENSYTVDTVGQVSKSELKHKLECKKKEDKQYTAEDLRDYLESASTATKAFRRAQSLAKTDDVLETEEKLHKKLSPYNISGYMGEIDTAMIVFDIIKKLPLFKKDDPMKDHYIQSFLKGNLSCANIPVSKTESNDALVSVLLDYEVFLASLKSQVKEAFDFLEIYFTYMREKGVDDGKDIKNHKKISTHYQNYISLFCTSAEEKQKERKQKPKLSLNMEIEECRMFLEEKRADTFPGLLQFLEHRKETVEMIAEKYSFIHEKSVIKTTKDKTNHLLAHIILKLISPKSKLAKSLDDLFKLLDEILQEAGTQLQYPEPFYLAILLLWPQKNETRQMKQQNSTRIKFYVDKIRSSARKQLSHMYRTRSTIAHFFLGQSPGIQRLVTKVSLDRSISSVRERNLLWQRAEIFKEPFIKKTLLRVDGTIEQGEVFTEYGSLKIPVRPAFLGGVRSGYSTEKVSFFIGFAMDGPLAYDIQYEDDQ